In the Parus major isolate Abel chromosome 7, Parus_major1.1, whole genome shotgun sequence genome, AGAATGTTAACATTTTGCACTCTAATTGCATTAACTTGTCAAAACAAGCCATTTGCATAAAGCTTCTAGCATGATGAAATTTTGgtactgtattaaaaataacagctgCCACCAATAGCTGATAATCTGcaccttttgttttcaaaattagatCAActtatgattttttaattttttccccaagcaaaCAATTCttctcatatttttaatttaatgctaGCAAGTTCAGGGAGGTCTATTGAGACACAAGAAAAAatcttaaggaaaaagaaaattacctttctGAATAGCAAGGACCAGGATGGCTAATGGAACGCTTCAtctaggggaaagaaaaaattccaaagaaCAAACAACACCAAAAACGTCACAAGCTACTCAGAAGAATGATATGGATATctacattattttttactttatttacaGTCTTTACAAAGAGagatggcaatttttttttatcaaaagcAACCACTCTCAgttaaaaatctgattaaacTATATGAAAAGAGATGTATTGCCATCAGTATTAAATGTTTTAGAACATTCacacaagaaaaaggaatagGTTACTACAAAAAGATGCTACCTCCTATCTATGGAATTCATTCCCTCTTGCACCAAAGCTCCTCCAGGAGCCATTGTTAATTGCTATGATATACAGAAGTAtcaagatatttttcctttaccaAATGGAAGTTTAAATTCCTCATTAAACAATAAAGCCAAATTATGCTTCTTGATTCCTTGTGTTTTCCCTGCTATCACTGTCAAATCTCTATGTATATCAATGTTATTATTTCAAATCATAATGAGCAGCTTTGTAGTAAAGTGGAGATAAAGAGATGAGAAATCCATATGGAAAGAAAGAGATTCCCACAACAAAACTGCACAATCCAGCTCATCTTGGAATACATACACAGAACAGAGAAAGCATTTGATTCCCCATACACTGTCCTTCTAAGGGAATTTATCAATAATGAAAAGTTATGTAAGTAATATCTTTATCATTATATACCTTTTTGTTAATGTTGTTTGATGATGATGAGGGAATGATATATTAATACAAATATCTTTAATTACATACACTGAAACATGCTATCTTGCTGAAGTGCTTCAAGTCACAAAGCACTTAAGCAGGAGGTGAAGTTACGTAATTTTTATAATCAGTGTACAGTGTGCActctaaaaaaatcaaacagttGAACTGAGGAATAGTTAAACCTCATTCATTTATGAGATAACCTAATCATAGGGCCTTGACACATATGATAATTTACTCTAATGATATAAAGCCTAGCAAACAAAGACTGAGAATGGAAAACTGATTTATATTTGGGATCAGTACTGATTTATAACACAGTCAAGATTACAACTGTTGACATCATATCACGTAACAATAGCATGGCATTCCGCCACTCCTCCCCCCAGTCCAACCACCAGTATGACACTTAgaaaagataatatttaaaaaatgtctaAACCATTTGAATAGGTGATGGTGACACAGGAGAAACCAAGGGATCAGGGTGAGGCAGCTGGAACATTTCTGGCTTAAACTTGGCATTAGCGATCTTCACACATTCTTCAAGTGTTGTGATAAATGTATTACATGTGGCACTAAGCAAGGAAGAGGCTTCATTcatgttctgaaaataaatgaaagcagaagcataagcaagaaaaaaaattaaaagatgcaAATACAACTTTCCTCCATCACCTCTCCCAGACACATTAATTTCCCTCATTACCACTAAGAATTTACGTTTCCCATTTTGTTAATCAAATGTACACCTTACCATAAAGCAACTTCTTTCTGACATCTGAGTTTCTTTAGGGTACCAGCCAACAAAGCCTTACTACAAAGCTTTTCTCACAGTGACTAAGTGGTACCAGAAGAtcattcagtgaaataaatgaattGCAGCAGAAGGTGTGAACAGTTTTATCACACTAGAGAAAGGAGCTGCAGGTCCATTTCACCTCCTTAAACTGAAAACTTGCTGTGTTGTGCCTTAGCATCAACCCCTGGCTTTGCACTAAAGGACGAACAATACTGTTCACATGCTGTTCAAGTGTGCAAAGAATGAAGTCATTCATAATTTCCAGTCCTTtcactgaaaagcaggaataCATTCTAGTATTGTACTTGTGCACATTCAGTGGTAAATATCTACAATGCATGTTTCCAATGCCTGGAACACTAGCTTTCACTGATGAAATAATAGAATACCCTCCCACGTAACAAAGTAAGAATGGACAAACTAAGATTGCTCCAACTACTTGAACAGAGAtgcaaaacaagacaaaatattGTATTGCTCATATGATAGCTCTTCTGGCCTTTCAACCAAATGGCTCAGCAACACATTTGGTTCCTAACAATTACAGTTAAACCATCCAGGTACTTTACACACAGAAAACCATTCTTACTACATCTACACTCAAGCATTCAAAAATTGACATTACATTAGGTTTCCCAGCATTGGGGAGATAAATAAGGTTTAAGACACCAACAGTAACTTGAGGTGTATTATATAatggaatgaaaagaaattctaGAATTGTGCACCTCAATGCTGGGAGGAGAGCGAGTCTCATCATGGTGAACAAATTCTTGTATTGTATGAACTTGCTGCATTAAAAGATCACAGTAGAGACGAAGTTCGGACATTTTGGTTTTAAGAGATTCGTTGGTCTCACTtatttctatggaaaaaaatggaaatatcaaTTTATTGCATACAACGTACATACACATTGTAATTTTTAAGCACTTTTCATTTGAGTATCAACTTAAAAATTATACCACCCACCAGAGTGGCTGGAAATAGTTACATTAGGCTATCCatgaaaaattatggaaaaaaaaaatagctactATAAAAAGTTACTGtaacagcagaaatgaaatgtCTTCACAACAGCTATAAACAGCATGTTTATTCTAGTGACAGTAACACCTTGCTGGTATTTCAGCTTCTTAAGATACATCAGGTCAATTCAGTAACTAATACTGAGGAAGAATTTACCAAATTTACCATAGAGATGACtagaaataattacaatttATATTAAAGTACAATAATACTGACTTTGTACCACAATATTTGCACAATGATTATCTGAAGAAGTGATCTACTCTAGGTAACACAcatacctttttctttttttgttctggtaTCTGCTAAACAGGCTTTTGCACTCCCCAGTGCTACCAGCCATCTTTGCCTTTCAGCTGCATTAACTGCTTTCATATAGAAatgctgctcccctgggatgATTAGCTC is a window encoding:
- the PLEKHA3 gene encoding pleckstrin homology domain-containing family A member 3 isoform X2 — translated: MEGVLYKWTNYLAGWQPRWFVLDNGILSYYDSQDDVCKGSKGSIKMAVCEIKVHATDNTRMELIIPGEQHFYMKAVNAAERQRWLVALGSAKACLADTRTKKEKEISETNESLKTKMSELRLYCDLLMQQVHTIQEFVHHDETRSPPSIENMNEASSLLSATCNTFITTLEECVKIANAKFKPEMFQLPHPDPLVSPVSPSPIQMMKRSISHPGPCYSERINQSVKEPSSSLNRFSQRRRRTYSDTESYSDTPSEDSQRSAHCSRSAVNGDLVSSAIPEESKSVSKERSELEETLSSFSS
- the PLEKHA3 gene encoding pleckstrin homology domain-containing family A member 3 isoform X3, with the protein product MWNSASAYAGWQPRWFVLDNGILSYYDSQDDVCKGSKGSIKMAVCEIKVHATDNTRMELIIPGEQHFYMKAVNAAERQRWLVALGSAKACLADTRTKKEKEISETNESLKTKMSELRLYCDLLMQQVHTIQEFVHHDETRSPPSIENMNEASSLLSATCNTFITTLEECVKIANAKFKPEMFQLPHPDPLVSPVSPSPIQMMKRSISHPGPCYSERINQSVKEPSSSLNRFSQRRRRTYSDTESYSDTPSEDSQRSAHCSRSAVNGDLVSSAIPEESKSVSKERSELEETLSSFSS